Below is a genomic region from Microbacterium esteraromaticum.
GATCGTGTTGGCGACCCCGGCATCCACCTCGGTGCCCAGGTAGACGATCCGCTCGGTCAGCAGATGCGAGTAGACGTCCATGATGCGGTCGCCGCGCGGGTGCTGCGCCACGACGTTAGGGATCGTGTAGCCGCTCATCGCCCTTCTCCTCTCGCATCGGCCGCCTGCGCCTCGCCGCCGAGCCCGACGTGCGCGCGCCGACGCGGGAGCACATCGGCGAGCGACGAGACCACCCCGTCGATGAAGCCGTACTCCCGCGCCTCCTCGGCCGTGTACCAGTGATCGTGCAGCGAGTCCTCGAAGACCCGCTCGCGCGGCTGCCCCGTGTCATCGGCGATCAGCCCGATCACCGTGTCGCGCATGTGCCGCAGATCGTCGGCCTGCACCTCGATCTCGACCGCCGAACCGCCGATGCCCGCCGACCCCTGATGCAGCAGGATGCGCGAGTGCGCCAGCGCGCGGCGCCTGCCCTTCGTGCCTGCGGAGAGCAGGAACTGTCCCGCGCTGCAGGCGAGACCCAGCGCGACGGTGGCGACCTCGTTGGGGATGGTGCGCATGATGTCGCGGATGCCGAGCATCGCCGGCACGGAGCCGCCTGGCGAATGTATCCACAGGGCGATGTCGGCCGCCGGGTCCTCGGCGGCGAGGCTGAGCATCTGGGTCATGAGCAGGGTGCCGTTGTCGTCGTCGAGAACGCCGTCGAGCACGAGAACGCGCTCATGGAACAGCGCCCGGCGGGTCTCGGGTCCGAACTGCGGGACTGGCTTGTCTTCGGTCATGCGCTCAGCCTGCGCCTCGCGCCGCTGCGCTGTCGCGCGGATCCGCCCCCAGCGGATCCGCGCTGAGCAGGGAACTCCGCACACCCGTCGGCACGGATCACGGATGTCGGCGCAATCGGGCCGTTTCGACCGGCATCCGTCGATCCCGCCGACATCCGTGCGGCGCCCTCCGTGCGGCGCCCCGTGCGGCGCGCATCCCGGCAGGTCGAAGGCGGGAGAATCGACTGTGCCCTCCCGTCTTCGCTGGATGCGCCTGCGCCCGCAGGAGCTCGCCCTCATCGCCATCACCGCCGTATGGGGCAGCACCTTCCTGCTCGTGCACTGGGCGATGCAGCACTCCGACCCGTGGTTCTTCGTGGGTCTGCGCTTTCTCGTTGCAGGGGCGATCAGCATCCTGATCTTCCGCCGATCCCTGCGGGGAATGACCTGGACCGACATCGGCGCCGGGGCGGCGATCGGCGCGATGATCTACGGCGGCTATGGTCTGCAGACCCTCGGGCTGCAGAGCATCGACTCGAGCACCTCGGCATTCCTCACCGCGCTGTACGTGCCGATGGTGCCGTTCGCGCAGTGGCTGTTCTTCCGCAAGCGCCCACCGGCACTCGCCTTCGCCGGCGCCGGGCTCGCCTTCGCCGGCCTGCTGCTGATAGCCGGGCCCGACGCGCTGACCTTCTCGCTCGGGATCGGCGAGACGGCCACGCTGATCAGCACGCTGCCGATCGTCGGCGAGATCATCCTGATCAGCGCGTTCGCGAACCGCATCGACCTCGGGCGCATCACCGTGGTGCAGCTGGTGACCGCCGGAGTGCTCGGCTTCGCGACGATGCCGTTCGTCGGCGAGACCGTGCCGGCCTTCTCGTGGGTGTGGGTCGCGGCCGGAGTGGGCCTGGGAGCCGCGAGCTGCCTGATCCAGCTGACGATGAACTGGGCGCAGAAGTCGGTCTCGCCCACGCGCGCGACGATCATCTACGCAGGGGAGCCGGTGTGGGCCGCCGCCATCGGCCGACTCGCGGGCGAGCGTCTTCCGGCCGCGGCTCTGCTGGGCGGGATGCTGGTGGTGCTGGGCATCCTCGCCAGCGAGCTGCGGATCGTCAGGAGGCGGCGAGGAGTCGAGGGGCGGCGTCCTCCCGGGTGAGCGCAGGGGCCCTGGCCGGTGCGCAGAGCCCATGGCGGGTGCGCAGCACTCCGCTCCGCCACAGCGTTGCTCAGGTTGCCGCGCGCCGAGGGGTGAAGATGGAGGAGTCAGTTTCAGCAAGGGAGCTCCAGATGACCCGCGCCGCCACCGCCGCAACCACCGCCGTCCGCGAGATGCGCGACTTCCTCTTCGCTTATGGGGACGACTACGACACGGCGACCGCCGGTTTCGCGTGGCCGCAGCTCGACTCGTTCAACTTCGCCCTGGAGTGGTTCGACGTCGTCGCCGGAGAGCAGCCCGACCGGCCTGCCGTGCAGATCGTCTCGTCTGACCTGTCGATGCGCAGCTGGACGTACGGCGACCTGGCCGCACGGTCCGATCAGGTCGCGTGCTGGCTGCGCGATCTGGG
It encodes:
- a CDS encoding DMT family transporter, whose translation is MPSRLRWMRLRPQELALIAITAVWGSTFLLVHWAMQHSDPWFFVGLRFLVAGAISILIFRRSLRGMTWTDIGAGAAIGAMIYGGYGLQTLGLQSIDSSTSAFLTALYVPMVPFAQWLFFRKRPPALAFAGAGLAFAGLLLIAGPDALTFSLGIGETATLISTLPIVGEIILISAFANRIDLGRITVVQLVTAGVLGFATMPFVGETVPAFSWVWVAAGVGLGAASCLIQLTMNWAQKSVSPTRATIIYAGEPVWAAAIGRLAGERLPAAALLGGMLVVLGILASELRIVRRRRGVEGRRPPG
- a CDS encoding ClpP family protease, which encodes MTEDKPVPQFGPETRRALFHERVLVLDGVLDDDNGTLLMTQMLSLAAEDPAADIALWIHSPGGSVPAMLGIRDIMRTIPNEVATVALGLACSAGQFLLSAGTKGRRRALAHSRILLHQGSAGIGGSAVEIEVQADDLRHMRDTVIGLIADDTGQPRERVFEDSLHDHWYTAEEAREYGFIDGVVSSLADVLPRRRAHVGLGGEAQAADARGEGR